The following are encoded together in the Streptomyces rapamycinicus NRRL 5491 genome:
- a CDS encoding ATP-binding protein: MIEIVTVGALTAFLAAVGNGAAGEVGKQVLLSTGALVRRTLGRETPLPVTAEGWEALARQMHPRLSEDGRRSGEWALLLRSLPDAAVALRPGAGLPPATRDFTDREAVLKRLKREATRAAGGRPRVALLHGPPGIGTSAVALHWGAAQVARYPDGQFYVDLRDAAGDGGLEPAAVLPRLLRHMGVEPERIPPTEAGREQLYRRLTAGRRALVAIDHASSVAQVRNLVPATPEVFLLVVASGPPFALEAERIAVPPLSERDGLRMLRKVAGPDRVARAKPRMPDLLNACAGNAFALKAAAMRLLTDEPAFPDPSDEPAGHHPVLSTTRDACRRLGPETARLCRLTALGGWPAIDARLASDAAAVPEEEAARMLAAAADAQLAEPVGDGRYRFRPEVRRHLADAAGPEHGIPECFAAVSRVLDGLLNRSLHAAHAALPQSWRTEPAPARGPSFRGAAEGMAALLAEAGNLVRAVSVADEYQHIDTALRLARALWPLQLKAGHWDEVLPALRIAARCADEHQPRSSMAGALHFQLGHCLGEMGQWEEADHAVRAAVACERAAGHLRGEASSVEFLGLLCLNRWRYEAAYERFVEAEGVYRRITPGQEGAGDLPRALALIGRHQGRALRGLGQLTESRRRLEAARDFFAERGEAYNQARTLTDLAETLHDAGEDSAALTKIAEAERLLRPEKATPHLGYLARLRLRCETAQQAE; the protein is encoded by the coding sequence GTGATCGAGATCGTCACGGTGGGCGCGCTCACCGCATTCCTTGCGGCGGTGGGGAACGGCGCGGCCGGAGAAGTCGGCAAGCAGGTGCTCCTGTCGACGGGTGCGCTGGTGAGACGGACCCTGGGCCGGGAGACGCCGCTGCCGGTCACCGCGGAGGGGTGGGAGGCGCTGGCGCGCCAGATGCATCCGCGCCTGAGTGAGGACGGCCGACGCTCCGGCGAGTGGGCCCTTCTGCTGCGGAGCCTGCCGGACGCGGCGGTGGCGCTGCGCCCCGGGGCGGGACTGCCGCCCGCCACGCGGGACTTCACCGACCGCGAGGCCGTCCTCAAGCGGCTGAAGCGGGAGGCGACCCGTGCCGCCGGCGGGCGGCCACGGGTCGCGCTGCTGCACGGTCCGCCCGGCATCGGCACCAGCGCGGTGGCCCTGCACTGGGGCGCCGCCCAGGTCGCGCGGTACCCCGACGGGCAGTTCTATGTCGACCTCCGCGACGCCGCCGGAGACGGTGGGCTGGAACCGGCCGCCGTCCTGCCGCGCCTGCTGCGGCACATGGGCGTCGAGCCCGAGCGGATCCCGCCCACCGAGGCGGGGCGGGAACAGCTCTATCGGCGGTTGACGGCGGGCCGCAGGGCGCTGGTGGCGATCGACCACGCGTCCTCGGTCGCGCAGGTCCGCAACCTCGTTCCGGCCACGCCGGAGGTCTTTCTCCTGGTGGTCGCGTCCGGTCCGCCGTTCGCGCTGGAGGCGGAGCGCATCGCCGTCCCACCGCTGAGCGAGCGGGACGGCTTGAGGATGCTGAGGAAGGTGGCCGGGCCCGACAGGGTCGCGCGAGCCAAGCCGCGGATGCCCGACCTGCTGAACGCTTGCGCGGGCAACGCCTTCGCCCTGAAGGCGGCGGCGATGCGCCTGCTGACCGATGAACCCGCCTTCCCGGATCCGTCCGACGAGCCCGCGGGGCACCATCCGGTGCTGTCTACGACGCGGGACGCGTGCCGCCGTCTCGGGCCCGAGACGGCCCGGCTGTGCCGGCTGACCGCGCTGGGCGGCTGGCCCGCGATCGATGCCCGGCTGGCCTCGGACGCCGCCGCCGTCCCCGAGGAGGAGGCCGCCCGGATGCTCGCCGCGGCTGCGGACGCGCAGTTGGCGGAGCCGGTGGGGGACGGACGCTACCGCTTCCGGCCCGAGGTGCGCCGCCATCTGGCCGACGCCGCAGGACCCGAGCACGGGATCCCGGAGTGCTTCGCGGCGGTGTCACGGGTGCTCGACGGCCTGCTGAACCGATCGCTGCACGCCGCTCACGCGGCCCTTCCGCAGAGCTGGCGGACCGAGCCCGCACCCGCGCGGGGGCCCTCGTTCCGTGGGGCGGCCGAGGGCATGGCGGCCCTGCTGGCCGAGGCCGGGAACCTGGTGCGGGCGGTCTCGGTGGCGGACGAGTACCAGCACATCGACACGGCGCTGCGACTGGCCCGTGCGCTGTGGCCACTTCAGCTGAAGGCCGGACACTGGGACGAGGTGCTGCCCGCCCTGCGGATCGCGGCCCGGTGCGCCGACGAGCACCAGCCGCGTTCCAGCATGGCGGGTGCCCTGCACTTCCAACTGGGCCACTGCCTGGGCGAGATGGGGCAGTGGGAGGAGGCCGATCACGCGGTGCGCGCCGCCGTCGCCTGCGAGCGAGCCGCGGGCCACTTACGGGGCGAGGCGTCGTCCGTGGAGTTCTTGGGCCTGTTGTGCTTGAACCGATGGCGGTACGAGGCGGCGTACGAGCGGTTCGTCGAGGCGGAGGGCGTCTACCGGCGGATCACCCCCGGCCAGGAGGGTGCCGGGGACCTTCCGCGCGCCCTCGCCTTGATCGGGCGTCACCAGGGACGTGCCCTGCGCGGCCTGGGACAGTTGACAGAGTCCCGCCGTCGCCTGGAGGCCGCGCGGGACTTCTTCGCGGAGCGGGGAGAGGCGTACAACCAGGCCCGTACCCTCACGGACCTCGCCGAGACGCTGCACGACGCCGGTGAGGACTCCGCGGCCCTGACGAAGATCGCTGAGGCTGAGCGCCTGCTCAGGCCGGAAAAGGCCACTCCGCACCTGGGCTACCTGGCCCGTCTGCGGCTGCGCTGCGAGACGGCCCAGCAGGCGGAGTAG
- a CDS encoding carboxymuconolactone decarboxylase family protein encodes MARIPLTPPSTLINRIGAWYSRRTYGKVLDPGLAVGHNPRVLLTYVRQERGAAKWNRLDPGLKHLAVMAAAARINCSWCMDFGHWEAGNLGLPMDKISKVPRWHDHEDAFTELELLVLEYAEAMTETEPRVTDELAAALIERLGEAAFVELTAMVALENYRSRVNSAFGLTSQGFSDTCEVPSQA; translated from the coding sequence ATGGCCCGTATCCCGCTCACCCCGCCCAGCACCCTGATAAACCGCATCGGCGCCTGGTACTCCCGGCGTACCTACGGCAAGGTGCTCGACCCCGGTCTGGCCGTCGGCCACAATCCGCGGGTGCTGCTCACCTACGTACGGCAGGAGCGCGGCGCCGCCAAGTGGAACCGCCTCGACCCGGGCCTCAAGCACCTCGCGGTCATGGCCGCGGCGGCCAGGATCAACTGCTCGTGGTGCATGGACTTCGGCCACTGGGAGGCCGGCAACCTGGGGCTCCCGATGGACAAGATCTCCAAGGTGCCGCGGTGGCACGACCACGAGGACGCCTTCACCGAGCTGGAGCTGCTCGTCCTGGAGTACGCCGAAGCGATGACCGAGACCGAGCCCCGCGTGACCGACGAGCTCGCGGCCGCCCTGATCGAGCGGCTCGGTGAGGCGGCGTTCGTCGAACTCACCGCCATGGTCGCCCTGGAGAACTACCGCTCGCGCGTCAACAGCGCCTTCGGTCTGACCAGCCAGGGCTTCTCGGACACCTGCGAGGTACCGTCGCAGGCGTGA
- a CDS encoding RNA polymerase sigma-70 factor, translating to MIDTTTFEEHRRMLFGIAYRMLGSVADAEDVVQDAWLRCSQVSTPVENPAGYLTRTVTNLALNRLTSAAATRERYVGPWLPEPLITRPDVGEEVELAESVSLAMLVVLESLSPLERAVFVLKEVFGFSFREIAGMLDRGEAAVRQVGSRARAHVQARRPRYDAPAEVRRQVTEEFLAACLGGDLNRMMELLAPDVTAWSDGGGKVKAALRPQRGADKVARFLAAVIAQPMDDPQVRAVDVNGRPGLLLTVAGRPDTVACAEVEDGRITEIRIIRNPEKLRHLPPP from the coding sequence GTGATCGACACGACCACCTTCGAAGAGCACCGGCGGATGCTGTTCGGCATCGCGTACCGCATGCTCGGCTCCGTCGCCGACGCCGAGGACGTGGTGCAGGACGCCTGGCTGCGCTGCAGTCAGGTGTCCACGCCGGTGGAGAACCCGGCGGGCTATCTGACCCGTACGGTCACCAACCTCGCGCTCAACCGGCTCACCTCGGCCGCCGCCACCCGCGAGCGGTACGTCGGACCCTGGCTGCCCGAGCCGCTGATCACCCGGCCGGACGTCGGCGAGGAGGTGGAACTGGCCGAGTCGGTCTCGCTCGCCATGCTCGTCGTCCTGGAGAGTCTCTCGCCCTTGGAACGGGCGGTCTTCGTGCTCAAGGAGGTCTTCGGCTTCTCCTTCCGGGAGATCGCCGGAATGCTGGACCGCGGCGAGGCGGCCGTACGGCAGGTGGGCAGCCGGGCCAGGGCCCATGTCCAGGCCCGGCGACCGCGTTACGACGCCCCGGCGGAGGTGCGGCGGCAGGTCACCGAGGAGTTCCTGGCCGCGTGTCTCGGCGGCGACCTGAACCGCATGATGGAGCTGCTCGCCCCCGATGTGACGGCGTGGAGCGACGGCGGCGGCAAGGTGAAGGCCGCCCTCCGCCCGCAGCGGGGCGCGGACAAGGTCGCCCGTTTCCTCGCCGCCGTCATCGCCCAGCCGATGGACGACCCCCAGGTGCGCGCGGTCGACGTCAACGGCCGGCCGGGACTGCTGCTCACGGTCGCGGGCCGCCCGGACACGGTCGCCTGTGCGGAGGTCGAGGACGGGCGCATCACGGAGATCCGCATCATCCGCAACCCGGAGAAGCTGCGGCACCTGCCGCCGCCGTAG